The DNA region TCGGCTTCGACCCGAGGAGATGCGCCCGAGCGTCTGGGAGTTTTCGGCGGGCGAGCGGAACAACCGGCACCGCCACGAGGAGCAGGAAGAACTCTACTACGTCCTCGACGGCGAGTTCCTCGTGACCGTCGAAAGCGAGGACGAGGAGCGCGAAACCTTCGAACTCGACAGAAACGAGGTGGTCGTGATTCTGCCCGAGACGTGACGGCAGTTCGAGGCGCTGGAGGACGGCCGGATGCTGGTCGTCGGCGCGCCGAGCGTCAAAGACGACGCAATTACTGAGGACGAGGCGTCGTAGGAGACGAAACGGTCAGTGCTCGATGGTCGTCATCTCCTCGACGGGCCACTGGCTCAGAATCTCGACGCCGTTCTCGCGGACGACGACCATCTCTTCGACGCGGACGCCCTGACGGTCCGCGGGCCGCATCGTCTCGACGGCCATCGTCATCCCCTCCTCGATTTCGATGGGGTGGTCGGGCGAGAGACCGCGCCAGATGAGCGGCACTTCGTAGAGTTGGAGACCGAGTCCGTGCGCCCAGTGGTTCGTGGTCATCTCCCAGAACTCGTCGGCACCGTACCAGTCCATCTGTTCGCCCTCCTCGTCGGGGAAGCCCCGACAGATTTCGTCGGTCGTCGCGCCCGGTTCGATGCGTTCCAACACGTCGTAGAGGTCGTCGCGGGCCTTCCTGTAGGCGTCCTGCTGGGCTTGGGTGGGTTCGCCGATGCTGAAGGTCCGGTAGTAACAGGACCGATAGCCCATGAAACCGATGTTGTAGAAATCGGCGTAAACGAGGTCGCCCGGCCGAATCACGCGGTCGGTCGTGTTGGCCTGATGCTTGGGCCAGGTGTTCGGCCCGGAGGTGACGTAGCCACCCTGGGCCATCGCGCCGAGTCGCCAGAGTTCCTTCGTCGCCTCGCCCCAGACCTCCGACTCGCGCATGCCGGGCTTGGCGGTCTCTTTGATTCGCTGGAATCCGGCCTCGCAGATAGCCGCGACCTGTCGCAGACACTCGATTTCGTCGCGGGTCTTGACCTTCCGGGCGTCCTCCATGACCTGCGCGCAGTCGCCGGGTCGAACCTCGACGCCCCGGTTCTCGAACTCGGAGACGAGGGCCTGATTGCCCACGTCGATGCCCATCGGTTCCTTGTGGACGCCGTACTCCTCCATCGCCTCGACCACGAGGTCGGCCATCTTGCCTTTGAGCCAGTTGCGCGCCGAGTCACGACCAGAGGCCCGCGGGACGTTCCCCAGTCCGGGGACCGCGTAGCGGATGTCGTCAAGCCACGGGCAGTTGAACCGCTGGTTGCTTGCGTGGTCGGCAGTGTCCCAGTGGACCACGTCGCCGTCCTCGGTGAGCAGGGTGTAGTGGTCGGCCCCGCTCCCACCGGTCATGGCGAGGCCGGTGACGTAGCGGACGTTGGGGTCGTCTATCAGGAGCATGCTCCCCATCTCGGTCTCCTGCAAGCGTTCGAGCGCCCGCTCCTTGCGCTCGCGTCGCATGCGCTGGAAGTCGATGCGCTCCTCCCAATCGACGCCCATCGTGCCGCGAGTGCCCTCCATGAAATCGCGTTGATAAAATCCCATGCACGCGATTACGCCGAGGGAAGTAATGAAAGTAGGTGTGAGTCCGCGGACGACTAGGCTACTCGAAGTGCTCGACGTTGCTGAGGAGATAGAACACAATAGCGATGTCGAAGAGAAGCGCGAGCGGTGCGAGCGCAACGATATCGATCAGTCCGCTCAACAGGAACACCCACAGCCCCCATTTGTATCCCCAGAATCGGAGATTCCAGAGGCACACCAGCACGACTAGTTCCGCGGCGAGAAACCCGACGCCGAGGAGAGCGAGAATCCCGACGAAGCCGCCGCTCTCTAACAACTCGAGCAGTCGTGTGTACGAGACGAATAAGCCGAAAAACTCGACGAGACAAATAGCCGTAACCCCCGACGGGCGCGACGAGCGCTTCCCAGTGTCGAGAGGAGACGAACGAGGAGGGACAGGCTTGGAGGACATCGAATCACGCTAGTAATGACAGAGAAGTAAATATTGTGGTCGAGGCGACGGTGCCAAGAAGACGCAGGCAGTTCGCTCGAAACGCTTTGGGATGCGAACGATATTCGGTCTACATGAGCCAGAGAGTCGTCCATCGGTCGCTCGCTGTATCTCCCTGCCGGAGGTCATGCTAACTATTTCGGGAGCGACTCGGGTAACAGCGGAGAAGGAACGGTTGGGAGCGCCGCGACCGGCGAACTGCCGGGCGATGGACCACCAAATCGGCGGTCCACCGAACCGGCGAGTCAATGATTCTACCGGAAATGGTTGGCATTGCTCACGATGTACGCGACGATTAGTACGTCGATTATCAGCGAGACGATGCTGAGGGTCACGAGGTCGAGAATCGCGCTGAAGACGTACAGGCGAATCCTCCACTTGTAGCCTCACTGCTGAAGCGTCCAGAGACCCAAGAGGACGATTCCTTTCCCGACGACGAGAGCGAGTCCGACGAGTCCGACGACGCGGAACGGAAAACATAGCACGACGAGTCGGCTACCGACGAACATGTCGTGGTACGTCCTTCTCGTCGCGGGCCTGTTCGAAATCGCGTGGGCAGTCGGGTTGGAATACTCCGACGGTCTCTCGAAACCGGTGCCGACCGCCGCCACCGTCCTCGCCCTCGTGGTCAGCATGGTCCTGCTGGCGAGAGCGGTCGAGAACTTGCCCGTCGGAACCGCCTACGCGGTCTGGACCGGCATCGGGGCCGTCGGCACCGCGACGCTCGGCATCGTCCTGTTCGAAGAACCGGCCGACCTCGCGCGAATCGGATTCATCGGCGTCATCGTCGTCGGCATCGTCGGACTGCACGCCTCCTCGGGCGGGCACTGAGTCGCTCGCTCCCGACTAGTTTTATGAGCGTTCCAACTGTTTGGATAAACATGTACAAGCACGTCGCCCTGCTCGTCCGACAGGAGGGGATGACCCACGAGGAGTTCGTGGACCACTGGCAGAACGAACACACCCCCATCGCCCGCGACATCGAGGGCGTCGCGCGCTACCAGACGGTCCTGCCCACAGACCCCGAGAACGCCGAGTTCGACGGCATCGCCGAACTCTACTTCGAGGAGTTAGACGACCTGCACGACGCGCTGGGAAGCGAGGGGTCGCGCGACTACGACCCCGAGAAGGGTAAAGCGAAAGAGGCCCGCGAGGACGTTGACAACTTCCTCGACATCAAGCGCCGACCGCGGTTCATCGGCGAGGAAATCGTCCAGAAAGACGAGGTAGACGGTGACACGGATGGTCTCTACAAACACTCAGCCTTCCTCGTCCGCCAAGAGGGGATGAGCCACGAGGAGTTCGTGGACTACTGGCAGGGCAACCACACACCCATCGCCCGCGAAATCGACGGCGTGGTCCGGTACGCCACCGTCCTGCCCACGGACCCAGAGAACGCCGAGTTCGACGGTATCGCGGAACTTTACTTCGAGGACGTGGACAAACTCTACGACGCACTGGGAAGCGAAGGGTCACGCGACTACGACCCCGAGAAGGGCAAGGCCAAGGAGGCCCGCGAGGACGTGAACAACTTCCTCGCTATCGACGAACGCCCGCGCTTCATCGGCCGAGAGACGGTCCAGAAAGACGAGACGTAGCGCGAGCCGAACCGTCGGCGACGACATCTCACGCACAAAACACTAAGGCGCTCCCCGCCGACCTCGGGGTATGGAAATCGGGACCGGACTGTTCACCTGCCAGCGGCGACCCGACGACGACCGGACGACGGGAGCGATATACGACGAGATGCTGACGCTCGGCCGGGCCATCGACGAGTCGGGCCTCGCCAGCGCGTGGGTTTCGGAGCATCACTTCGCGGCGGACGGCTACCTCTCGGCGACGATGCCGACGCTCGGCGCGCTCGCGGCCGAGACCGAGAACATCAAACTCGGCACCTGCATCGCGCTCGCGCCGCTGTACGACGGCGTGCGACTCGCCGAGGACGCCGCGACGGTGGACCTGCTGGCGGACGGCCGACTCACGCTCGGTCTCGCCATCGGGTCGAACCCGACGGAGTTCGAGGAGTTCGGCGTCCCCCGCGAGGAGCGCGTCGAGCGCATGCGCGACACGACCGACCTGCTCCGGGCGGCGTGGTCGGAGGGACCGTTAGAGTACGACGCCGAGTTCCACGACGTGTCGCCCGACGTGAGCGTGACGCCCAAACCGGACGGCGAGATTCCCGTGATGTACGGCGGGTCAGCGAAACCCGCGGTCCGGCGCGCCGCGCGCGTCGCCGACGCGTGGTGCGCGCCCTCGGCGCTCTCGGTGGCGGGTGTCCGCAAGCGCGTCGAGGACATCCGAAGCGTCCGCGAGGAGGAGAACCTCGATAGAGAGTTCCAAATCTACGTCCTCCAACACGGCTTCGTCGGCGATTCGAAAGAAGACGCGTGGGAGCAGATGAAGGACGGCTACTTCTACATCCAGCGGCGTTACGCCGAGATTTTCTCCGGCGAGGAAGTCGCGGAACTCGACGACGAGCGCAAGCGAGAGTTGAAAGAGCAGGCCGTCTTCGGCACGCCCGAACAGGTAATCGACCAGTTGGAGACGTACCGCGACGCCCTCGGCGACGACGTTCACTTCGTCTTCCGGACCTACCACCCCGGAATCGGCACCGACCGGATGGTCGAGTGCGTCGAGCGACTGGGTGAGGAGGTCGTGCCGCACTTCGAGTAGCGACCGAGGGTCCCGCTTCGCAGGCATAGACTAAAGACCCCGAAGAACCAACACGACAGCATGGGTAAATTACTCCGATACAGCGGATGGGCGCTCCTCGCCCTCGTCGCGCTGTGGGTCGTTGCCGAAGTCGTCACGTTCGTCCTCGGTATCGTCTCGTGGGTCGTAAGTACGCTCGTCACGGTTGCGGTGGCCGCAGTGGTGCTGTACCTCGCGTACCTGCTCGTCTCGCGGCTACTCGGCGAGAGCGGCGGGAAACCGAAGTCCAAGTCGCGGTCCCGGTCGCGCGAGCGCGAGAAGATTTTCGAGTGAGCGCGGAGCGCGAACGAACGCCGACCGAATGCGGGCGGATTTCGACCGAGTGCGGGACGGATTTCGAGCGCGACGCGAGGTGCGTCGCGCGAACCACCAGCACTTAACTCCCCGGAGTCCGTCACGTTCGGTATGGCTTCGACGTTGCGGCAGTTACTCCCGCAGTTTCTCATCATGATGTTGCTGTACTTCGCCCTCGTCGCCGTGCTGGCGACGGCGGGCGTGGAGGGGTTCGTGCCGCGAATCATCGCGGCGCTCGTCGTCGCGTTCGGCTACCCGGCGGCGCTCCGACGGATGGGCCGCGAACCGCCCGCGTGGAGACGGGAATCGTAAGTCGAATCGGCATTTTTGCGGTCAGTCACTTCTGCTCTCCCGCCGACAGGTAGCGCCTACGCGACGACAGACGGCCCATAACAAAGCGAGTAGCGTCCCGACAGACGCGCATGCGGAGACTCACAGCGGCGTTGGCGGTGATTCTCGTCGGCGCGAGCGTGGCGGCGGCCCTGCCCGCCGCCGCGACCGGTAGCCCGACCGACCGAGAAGCGACAGTGACGAACGAGACCCGCGAACCGCCCGACTTACCAGAGCAGTGGCGCGAGACCTACGGCACGAGCGGCGACGACACGTTCGCCGACGCGGTTAGAACCGACGACGGCGGCTACCTGCTCGTCGGGTGGACCGGCGAGGACGACCGAGACGGGTGGGTCCTCAAGACCGACGCCGAGGGACAGAAACAGTGGGAGAAGCGCCTCGGCGGTCCCGACACCGACCGACTCTGGGGACTCGTCCGGACCGACGAGGGCTACCTGCTCGCCGGGCGGGCCACGGCCGACGGGAGCGCCGAGGGCTGGCTGGTCGAAATCGGTTCCGAGGGCGCGGTCCGCGAAAACCGGACCGTCGGCGCGGGAGCGTTCTACGCGCTCGAACGGCGAGACGCGGGCAACGAGACGACGTATCTTGCGGCCGGTTGGACCCGCGGCGAGAGCGACCGAGACGGGTGGGCGGTCGGTCTCGACGCCGACCGCTCGACGGCGTGGCAAAAGCGCTACGCGACGCCGGAGGGCTACGGTGACGGCTACGTCCGAGCGGTCGTGCCGACCGACGCGGGCTACTACCTCGCCGGGAAAATCGAGGGCGACAGCGACGACGGATGGGCGCTCCGAGTCGGTGCCGACGGGGAGCAAGCGTGGCAGACCACCGCGGGCGGCGCGAGCAGAGACGACGTGTGGGCGGCCGCGTCCGCCGCGCCCGTCGCCGCGGACGCGACAGCCACAACAAATGTGACAGACGCCGCGAACGGCACCGAATCGAGCGCAGAAGCCGCCGACGCCGCCGCCGGGTTCGTCCTCGCTGGCGAGACCGAGAGCAACAGCACCGGCCCGCGCGACGGGTGGCTCGTGAAGTTCGGTCCGGAGGGAAGTGTCGAGTGGGCGCGAACGCCCGGCGGCGAGGGTCTCCAGTGGCTCGACTCGGCGATGCGCACGGAGGAGGGCTACCTCTTCACCGGCGGGTCCGACGCCGGGCCGAACGGGAGCGTTGACGGCTCCGTGCTGGCGACCGACGCCGAGGGCGAGACCCGCTGGCGGACGTACTACGGCACTAGCGGTTGGGACAAACCGTGGCCCGCCATCCGCGCTCACGGGGACGGCTACCTCCTCGCGGGCCAGACCACCGGCGGCGACGCGGGAGGGAAGGACGGCTGGCTCCTGAAAATCGGCGGCTCAGGGATCGAGAACGGAAACGCGACCGCGGGTGAAACAACGACCGACGCGGGCGGTGCGAGAGAGACGACCGACGCGAGCGGTGCGGGAGAGACGACCGACGCGGGCAGTGCGGGAAAGACGACCGACGAGGCGTTACGGGGTGAGACCGCCACGGCCACCGCAAGCGAGGGCGGCATCCCCGGATTCGGCGTCGGTGCAACGCTCGTCGCGCTCGGTGCGTTCGCCGCGCTTCTCGTCGCGGCGCGGCGATAGCGCGGTGAGACGTTGCGACACGTCTCGACGCGTCATCTCGCCGCCTCGACTCAGACCGGAACCTCGGCGTCCCGAATCAGGCGTCGGACGTGGCCGAGAGAGTAGGAGACGCCGTACTCGCGCTCGATGAATTCCCGGACGAGGTCGGGCGTCCACGACGAAGACTCGAACCCGTACGCGGCGGGGTCGTCCGCGAGCGCGTCGAACACCGCCGCGCGCTCGTCGGCAGTGAGTTCCGAGGGGCGGCCCGGCCGATCGTCGTCCTCGACCGCCTCCGAGAGGGGTTTCTGGGCGATGCGGTCGAGCCAGTAGTAGAGCGTCGATTCCGGGACACCGTACCGTTCCGAGAGGACCGAGACCGACACGCCGTCCTTGTACGCGATGGCAACCATCAGGCGCTTGGTTGCCTTCGCGCTCTCGGCCGCGTCGAGTTGGTCCCGTAGCGTCGGGAAGGAGACGCCGTCGAGCTTGTCCATCGGGTAGAACTTTCATATTTGTGGTTGTTAACTCTATCTGTTTTTAGGGAGGTGTCGCTCGGACCGTCCTTCCGACGGCGGTGCCGACCCCGTTGCCAGTTCCCCCGAGATTTAATCGGTCGGTCTCGTACGCTCGGCCATGGAAATCACGGACTACGAGCTGTTCGAGGTCCCACCGAGATGGCTGTTCTTGCGCCTCGAAACCAGCGACGGCACCGTCGGGTGGGGCGAACCCGTGGTCGAAGGGCGAGCGCACACCGTCCGGGCCGCCGTCGAGGAGTTGCTCGACGGCTACCTGCTCGGCGAGGACCCGCTCCGAATCGAGGACCACTGGCAGACGCTCTATCGGGGCGGCTTCTACCGGGGCGGCCCGGTCCTGATGTCGGCCATCGCGGGCATCGACCAAGCGCTCTGGGACATCAAGGGCAAGCACTTCGGCGCGCCGGTCTACGAACTGCTGGGCGGGAAAGCCCGCGACCGCATCCGGGTCTACCAGTGGATCGGCGGCGACCGGCCCGCGGACGTGGGCGAGGCCGCGCGCGAGCAGGTCGAAGCGGGCTTCACGGCGCTGAAGATGAACGCGACGCCCGAACTGGAGCGGGTCGATTCGCCCGCGAAGATTCGGGAGGCCGAGGAGCGTCTGGCGGAGGTCCGCGAGGCCGTCGGCGACGAGGTGGATATCGGCGTCGATTTCCACGGGCGAGTCGCCAAGTCGATGGCGAAGCGACTCGCCGCCGCGCTCGAACCGTACGAGCCGATGTTCGTCGAGGAGCCAGTCCTGCCGGAACACAACGACGCGCTCCCGGAAATCGCGGCCCACACGACCACCCCCATCGCCACGGGCGAGCGGATGTACTCGCGGTGGGACTTCAAGGAGGTGTTCGAATCGCAAGCCGTGGACGTGATTCAACCGGACTTGAGCCACGCCGGAGGCATCACCGAGGTCAAGAAAATCGCGTCGATGGCCGAGGCATACGACGTGGCGCTCGCGCCCCACTGTCCGCTCGGGCCTATTGCGCTGGCCTCCTGCGTGCAGGTCGATGCCTGCACGCCCAACGCCCTGATTCAGGAGCAGAGTCTCGGCATTCATTACAACGAGACGAGCGACGTGCTGGACTACCTCGCGGACCCCTCGGTGTTCGAGTACGAGGACGGCTACGTCGAGTTACCAGAGAAACCCGGACTCGGAATCGAAATCGACGAGTCGGTCGTCCGCGAGCGCGCGGGCGAGGTAGACTGGCACAACCCCGTCTGGCGACACGACGACGGGAGCGTCGCGGAGTGGTGAGATGGCGGTCCCGCTCGATTCGTTTCCGGACCTGACCGACGAGTCCGACCGCGAACTCGTCGCGCGCCACCAGCAAGTTGTGAGAGCGTTGGAGGGTGTCACGGTGGACGGTCTCGTCTACGAGTACCGGACCTAGTTCCATCAGGACCCACTCGTGACGCAGGACGAGACGGCCTACTACCTCGCCGTCAGGAGCCACGTCTGGGAGGAGTTCGCCGACCGGATGGACCTGACCGACGACGAGCTGACGCGACTGAAGACGCTTCACGCCGAGCAGTTCGCGGCGAGTGTGGGAGAGACGACGAGCGACGACAAGGCGGCAAGCGACAGGGGCGCGAGCGAGGAAGGGACGGACGAGACGGCGATGATTCTGACGAAAGAGTGAGTCTCGGCGGTTCGGAAGCCGTACGGTCACGTTTTCCGGAGGGGCACACGCCGACCTCGTCACCGAACCGATGGTTCCCGGTGTTTCGACCGAGGATTTTTATAGTTTGACACATACAAACTGGTACGCCGAGACGGGAGTCGGTGGGACTGAGTTTCACATGAACCGGGATACCGAGGACCTCACGAAGCGCGCGCCGTCGCTTGACCGAGATGGACGCGCGGCATACCGGGTAGTATCGAGCGGATTAGACGTTAGCACCACGATTATCGAGGCCGTGACCGAAGTCGCCGACTGCGACCGCCTTGCCGACGAGTGCATCCTCTACGACGTGGTGGACCCCGACGCGTTGAACCGGTTGTTCGAGGACAGAGGCGTCGGCGAGACGGGGACGACCGGACGAGTCGTCTTCGAACTGTACGGGTGTCGCGTGGAGGTCCGGGCCGACGGCAACCACGTCGTCTACGAACCCGAGAACTGTGAGGACTCGTCGGCATCCGCCGCGCAGTCGGCGTAAGGTTCGAGTACCCGCCGAAACGGTGCGGAACGTCGGGACCGTCGAATACCCCGAGAAAGCGGTCGGAATCAACACACGAAAAGGTAATCAGGGCGTGCCCAAACGCAGAGTCGAGAGGAAATTACCGAATGGCCGCCACCGACAACGCGACGTTTTGGGAGATGTACCGCGACCTACCAGTCCGGACGACGATTGCGACCGTCGTCCCCGTCTTTCTCGCCCTCGCACAACTGCTCAACGGCTACGTCCACGGGATTCCCATCGTTCGAATCGCGGGATTCACCGCCGGAATGGTCGTTGCGGCCGTGCTGGTGACCCAGTACAACCTCGTGCAGTACCACCGCCGGAACCTCCAACGGGAACTGTACGGCGACGAGTGAGTCCGAGAGCCGATTCGAATCAGCTCTCGGGGTCGTGGCGCTCGAACCAGTCGGACAGTTCGCGGAGTCGGTGGACCGCGCGGTCGGGGTCCCCGATATTGTGGTTCTCCTCGGGATAGACGACTAACCTCGCGGGCACGTCTCGTTTCTTGACGCTGACGTAGAGCTGTTCGCTCTGGGAGGGCGGACACCGCCAGTCCTCGCCGCCCGCTGTGACGAGCAGGGGCGTCTCGACTTCTCCCACGTCGAGGATGCTCGACGCGGCGTCGTACCCCTCTTCGTTCTCCCACGGCAGGCCGAAGTCGTTTTCCCACCAGACGTGGCTATCGTCGGTGCCGAACGCCGACCGGAAGTCGTAGACGCCGTGTTCGGCCGCCGCCGCGGCGAAGCGGTCGGTCTCGGCGACGAGGTAGCCCGTAGTAATTCCGCCGTAAGAGAACCCCGTGGCGAACAGGCGGTCCGGGTCGGCCCAGTCGCGCGCGAGTAGTTCATCGACGCCCGCCAACACGTCGGCGGTCTCGCGCGGTCCCCACTCGCCGCGAATCTGCTCGCTGAACGCGCGGCCGTACGACGAACTCCCCCGGTAGTTCGTCCGGAGGACGACGTGACCCCGGCCGGTCCAGTAGGAGAACTCGAAGGAGAACGTCGGGGCGTCGTAGGAGACGGGACCGCCGTGGACGGACGCGACGACGGGCCGCGGGTCCGGGTCCTCGGGGTCGAAGTCGGCGGGCAGGTACGCCAGCGCCTCGATTTCCTCGCCCTCCGAGTCGAATGTGACGCGGCGACACTCGGGCGTGTGGCGGTCCGCGAGCAGGTCGTCGTTGAGCGCGGTGAGGCGGGTGAGGTCGGTCGGTTCCGAGAAGTCCCCCGCGTCGAGCGCGTGGAGGTCCGCGCCGCGTTCGGGGTCCGAGAGGAGAACGACCGCGCGACCCCCGCGGAGG from Halorussus pelagicus includes:
- a CDS encoding cupin domain-containing protein is translated as MRPSVWEFSAGERNNRHRHEEQEELYYVLDGEFLVTVESEDEERETFELDRNEVVVILPET
- a CDS encoding M24 family metallopeptidase; its protein translation is MGFYQRDFMEGTRGTMGVDWEERIDFQRMRRERKERALERLQETEMGSMLLIDDPNVRYVTGLAMTGGSGADHYTLLTEDGDVVHWDTADHASNQRFNCPWLDDIRYAVPGLGNVPRASGRDSARNWLKGKMADLVVEAMEEYGVHKEPMGIDVGNQALVSEFENRGVEVRPGDCAQVMEDARKVKTRDEIECLRQVAAICEAGFQRIKETAKPGMRESEVWGEATKELWRLGAMAQGGYVTSGPNTWPKHQANTTDRVIRPGDLVYADFYNIGFMGYRSCYYRTFSIGEPTQAQQDAYRKARDDLYDVLERIEPGATTDEICRGFPDEEGEQMDWYGADEFWEMTTNHWAHGLGLQLYEVPLIWRGLSPDHPIEIEEGMTMAVETMRPADRQGVRVEEMVVVRENGVEILSQWPVEEMTTIEH
- the sugE gene encoding quaternary ammonium compound efflux SMR transporter SugE, translated to MSWYVLLVAGLFEIAWAVGLEYSDGLSKPVPTAATVLALVVSMVLLARAVENLPVGTAYAVWTGIGAVGTATLGIVLFEEPADLARIGFIGVIVVGIVGLHASSGGH
- a CDS encoding EthD domain-containing protein, with the translated sequence MYKHVALLVRQEGMTHEEFVDHWQNEHTPIARDIEGVARYQTVLPTDPENAEFDGIAELYFEELDDLHDALGSEGSRDYDPEKGKAKEAREDVDNFLDIKRRPRFIGEEIVQKDEVDGDTDGLYKHSAFLVRQEGMSHEEFVDYWQGNHTPIAREIDGVVRYATVLPTDPENAEFDGIAELYFEDVDKLYDALGSEGSRDYDPEKGKAKEAREDVNNFLAIDERPRFIGRETVQKDET
- a CDS encoding LLM class flavin-dependent oxidoreductase, which encodes MEIGTGLFTCQRRPDDDRTTGAIYDEMLTLGRAIDESGLASAWVSEHHFAADGYLSATMPTLGALAAETENIKLGTCIALAPLYDGVRLAEDAATVDLLADGRLTLGLAIGSNPTEFEEFGVPREERVERMRDTTDLLRAAWSEGPLEYDAEFHDVSPDVSVTPKPDGEIPVMYGGSAKPAVRRAARVADAWCAPSALSVAGVRKRVEDIRSVREEENLDREFQIYVLQHGFVGDSKEDAWEQMKDGYFYIQRRYAEIFSGEEVAELDDERKRELKEQAVFGTPEQVIDQLETYRDALGDDVHFVFRTYHPGIGTDRMVECVERLGEEVVPHFE
- a CDS encoding helix-turn-helix domain-containing protein yields the protein MDKLDGVSFPTLRDQLDAAESAKATKRLMVAIAYKDGVSVSVLSERYGVPESTLYYWLDRIAQKPLSEAVEDDDRPGRPSELTADERAAVFDALADDPAAYGFESSSWTPDLVREFIEREYGVSYSLGHVRRLIRDAEVPV
- the dgoD gene encoding galactonate dehydratase, with protein sequence MEITDYELFEVPPRWLFLRLETSDGTVGWGEPVVEGRAHTVRAAVEELLDGYLLGEDPLRIEDHWQTLYRGGFYRGGPVLMSAIAGIDQALWDIKGKHFGAPVYELLGGKARDRIRVYQWIGGDRPADVGEAAREQVEAGFTALKMNATPELERVDSPAKIREAEERLAEVREAVGDEVDIGVDFHGRVAKSMAKRLAAALEPYEPMFVEEPVLPEHNDALPEIAAHTTTPIATGERMYSRWDFKEVFESQAVDVIQPDLSHAGGITEVKKIASMAEAYDVALAPHCPLGPIALASCVQVDACTPNALIQEQSLGIHYNETSDVLDYLADPSVFEYEDGYVELPEKPGLGIEIDESVVRERAGEVDWHNPVWRHDDGSVAEW
- a CDS encoding HalOD1 output domain-containing protein; the encoded protein is MNRDTEDLTKRAPSLDRDGRAAYRVVSSGLDVSTTIIEAVTEVADCDRLADECILYDVVDPDALNRLFEDRGVGETGTTGRVVFELYGCRVEVRADGNHVVYEPENCEDSSASAAQSA